A section of the Labrus bergylta chromosome 21, fLabBer1.1, whole genome shotgun sequence genome encodes:
- the chad gene encoding chondroadherin encodes MRCVSWLLLGTCLLVLGPAVRGAPSQCPTLCHCHGDLQHVICDGVGLKKIPRVSEVTRLMNLQRNNLGSIPTGAFTESKGLISLHMQHCQLREIGSQAFKGLKKLVYLYLSNNEISSVKPGAFDDLTKLTYLHLDGNQIGDLPKGIFAPMINLFILQLNDNRLRELRPGTFTGAKDLRWLHMSGNELTTLHPGSLDDVENLAILHLDRNRMSTYPLAAMSKLRVVEELTLGKNPMRTIPDYAFQSFGRYMEKLHLDNMGLEKFSDGAFTGVTAVKLLHLDNNKLRSLPKSFEFGTITNLTLSNNPWSCTCQLAPLRRWMDSSRIRLDAACAFPPQQRGKQVRDSTAFSGCRMKLKRTRKGMRH; translated from the exons ATGCGTTGTGTGAGCTGGCTGCTGCTGGGGACCTGCCTCCTGGTCCTGGGCCCTGCAGTGCGGGGAGCCCCGAGCCAGTGCCCCACTCTGTGCCACTGCCACGGTGACCTCCAGCACGTCATCTGCGATGGCGTCGGGCTTAAGAAGATCCCCCGGGTGTCGGAGGTGACCCGTTTGATGAACCTGCAGAGGAACAACCTGGGCAGCATCCCCACGGGCGCCTTCACCGAAAGTAAAGGTCTCATCTCTCTGCACATGCAGCACTGTCAGCTGAGGGAGATCGGATCGCAGGCCTTCAAGGGGCTGAAGAAGCTCGTCTACCTCTACCTGTCCAACAACGAGATCAGCAGCGTCAAGCCAGGCGCCTTCGACGACCTCACCAAGCTCACCTACCTCCACCTGGACGGGAATCAGATCGGCGACCTGCCCAAGGGCATCTTCGCCCCCATGATCAACCTCTTCATCCTGCAGCTGAATGACAACAGGCTGCGGGAGCTGCGACCGGGGACTTTCACCGGCGCCAAAGACCTGCGCTGGCTGCACATGAGCGGGAACGAGCTGACGACGCTGCACCCGGGCTCTCTGGACGACGTGGAGAACCTCGCCATACTTCACCTGGACAGGAACAGGATGTCCACGTATCCCCTCGCAGCCATGAGCAAACTGAGAGTGGTGGAGGAGCTCACGCTGGGGAAGAACCCCATGAGGACCATCCCAGACTACGCCTTCCAGAGCTTTGGACGCTACATGGAGAAGCTGCACCTGGACAACATGGGTCTGGAGAAG TtctctgatggtgcgttcactGGCGTCACTGCAGTAAAGTTGCTGCACCTGGACAACAACAAGCTACGGTCTCTCCCCAAAAGCTTCGAGTTTGGCACCATCACAAACCTCACCCTCTCCAACAACCCGTGGAGCTGCACGTGCCAGCTAGCTCCACTGCGAAG GTGGATGGACTCTAGCCGTATCCGTCTGGACGCAGCGTGTGCGTTTCCGCCTCAGCAGAGAGGAAAGCAGGTCAGAGACAGCACGGCGTTCAGCGGCTGCAGAATGAAGCTGAAGAGAACGAGGAAGGGCATGCGCCATTGA
- the tap2t gene encoding antigen peptide transporter 2 yields MREVAAYGLVTLLFDVALCLALWVGLMLLKCPSCGGLAAVWAFGAAKWVALHFFTSMLTDGKPPAVLRRFAALLCLLSPVFESGQLLMAPPSAASTSLCPNLGTLLLGGASSSLACVVWEAGLCGDGKVKKERLDSRRLLLRVLKYFKPDTLYVIAAFSALILAVYCDTYIPLYQGKVIDMLSGPVLQTSFCYTIGQLALYSLGSALFSGLRGGMFKCALARLNKRLQHLLFHTLLQQEVHFFDENNTGRLTSRLHSDVDRMGRTVALNANALLRSTVKTVLMLNVMLQLSWELTLLTCIEMPLLAVMQNKYDTLSTKLKDQIQECQAQNKDLATQTISKMHTVRSFKAEKDELRRYDEAVEQMTALKKKSRIYSSAFTFIRRLVGLGIKVWMLFEARSLISSGRLSIGGLVSFLLYQKPMSYNLREIMYSVGDTVSSVGVIDKVFSYLDRKPKCKPAGDLAPEKLQGRILFKNVTFTYPSASQEKPALKSVSLELQPGKMTALVGPSGSGKTSCVSLLKRLYEPQEGEILLDGEPLHRYDHKYLHQKVALVSQNPLLFSGSLRYNIEYGLKGCSLETVTEAAKKANAHKFISELEDEYDTDIGECGGRLAGGHRQSIAIVRALVRDPQVIILDEATSKLDVEVQHAVLQEVLSCGRTVLVVAHQLKTVEKADHIIFMEKAQVVEEGTHQELMAKRGRYHRLKEELFSDSQ; encoded by the exons ATGAGGGAAGTCGCAGCATATGGACTGGTAACTCTCCTATTCGACGTGGCGTTGTGTTTGGCGCTGTGGGTCGGACTCATGCTGCTGAAGTGCCCCAGCTGTGGTGGACTCGCGGCAGTTTGGGCCTTCGGGGCAGCGAAGTGGGTCGCCCTCCATTTTTTCACCTCCATGCTGACCGACGGAAAGCCGCCGGCGGTGCTGCGCAGGTTTGCGGcgctcctctgcctcctctctcccgtGTTTGAGAGCGGACAGCTCCTCATGGCTCCTCCCTCGGCGGCGTCCACCTCGCTGTGTCCCAACCTCGGCACGCTGCTCCTGGGCGGCGCGTCCTCCTCGCTGGCCTGTGTGGTTTGGGAGGCGGGCCTCTGCGGCGATGGGAAGGTCAAGAAGGAGCGACTGGACTCCAGACGGCTGCTTCTGAGGGTGCTGAAATACTTTAAACCAGACACTCTTTATGTGATCGCAGCTTTCAGCGCTCTCATCCTCGCCGTCTACt GTGATACATACATCCCGTTGTATCAGGGGAAAGTCATCGACATGCTCAGCGGTCCTGTGCTGCAAACCAGCTTCTGTTACACGATTGGACAGCTCGCTCTTTATTCTCTAGGAAG CGCTCTGTTCTCCGGCTTAAGAGGAGGCATGTTTAAGTGCGCTCTGGCCAGACTGAACAAAAGGTTGCAGCACCTCCTGTTTCACACCCTCCTGCAGCAGGAAGTGCACTTCTTCGACGAGAACAACACAG GGCGCCTCACATCCCGCCTGCACTCCGACGTGGACCGGATGGGTCGCACCGTGGCGCTGAACGCCAACGCCCTGCTCCGCAGCACGGTCAAAACCGTCCTCATGCTCAACGTGATGCTGCAGCTGTCCTGGGAGCTCACCCTGCTCACCTGCATCGAGATGCCGCTGTTGGCCGTCATGCAGAACAAATACGACACCTTGTCCACG AAGCTGAAGGATCAGATCCAGGAGTGCCAGGCGCAGAACAAAGACCTGGCGACTCAGACCATCAGTAAGATGCACACGGTCCGCAGCTTCAAGGCAGAGAAAGATGAACTGAGGAGGTACGACGAGGCGGTGGAGCAGATGACGGCTCTGAAGAAAAAATCAAGGATCTACAGCTCGGCCTTCACCTTCATACGGAGG CTTGTGGGTCTAGGGATTAAAGTTTGGATGTTGTTCGAGGCTCGCAGTCTCATCTCATCAGGTCGCCTCAGCATCGGAGGTCTCGTGTCCTTTCTCTTGTACCAAAAGCCCATGTCGTACAATTTAAGG gaGATTATGTATTCTGTGGGAGACACGGTGTCCTCAGTCGGAGTCATCGACAAAGTGTTCAGTTATCTGGACAGAAAACCAAAGTGTAAGCCAGCGGGAGATTTAGCTCCCGAGAAGCTGCAGGGGAGGATCCTCTTCAAAAACGTCACCTTCACATATCCCTCAGCCTCTCAAGAGAAACCCGCTCTGAAG TCGGTTTCTCTGGAGCTGCAGCCTGGAAAGATGACCGCTCTGGTGGGTCCGTCGGGCAGCGGGAAGACGTCATGTGTGAGTCTCCTGAAGAGGCTGTACGAGCCTCAGGAGGGAGAGATCCTGCTGGATGGAGAACCGCTGCACCGCTATGATCACAAATACCTCCATCAGAAG GTGGCCTTGGTTTCCCAGAATCCTTTGCTGTTCTCTGGTTCGCTGCGGTACAACATTGAATACGGCCTGAAGGGCTGCAGCCTGGAGACGGTGACAGAAGCTGCAAAGAAAGCCAACGCACACAAGTTCATCTCTGAGCTGGAGGACGAGTATGACACGG ATATAGGGGAATGTGGCGGCAGACTCGCGGGCGGACATCGGCAGTCCATCGCCATCGTCAGAGCTCTGGTTAGAGACCCTCAAGTGATCATACTGGACGAGGCCACCAGCAAACTGGACGTGGAAGTGCAGCATGCT GTTCTGCAGGAGGTTCTGTCCTGCGGTCGGACGGTCCTGGTCGTGGCTCATCAGCTGAAGACGGTGGAGAAGGCCGATCACATCATCTTCATGGAGAAAGCCcaggtggtggaggagggaaCGCACCAAGAACTGATGGCCAAGAGAGGACGCTACCATCGTCTGAAAGAGGAGCTGTTCTCTGACTCTCAGTGA